TCTGGGAAGAACAAAAGCTTATGTCCCGCCAACAACCGCGCTTCAAATATTTCCTGCTGAAGCTTGGCCTCGCGTGGATCGCGTTTGATAAAAACGGTTCCCGTCGCCCGCGCCAGCCAACCAATTCCTGGCCAACGCGCCACTTCAGACTTTGACACAAAGTAAACGCGCTTGCGGGCATTCAGAGTAAATATATCAAGCCAGCTGCTGTGGTTCGCCACAACTGCTCCCGCGTCTTTCATTTGCGATCCTTCTGCACGGTGCTCCACACCAAGAATTACAAATGCGCCACGGCACACAACCTGCGTTATATATGGCGTCCAAGGCCTGTTTAGTCCAAACAAGGGCCGTTCAAAAAGCCGCAGAGCAAGCAATAGCACAAGCCCGCCAAACACTAATAGTGCAAGAAGAACAGCCCGCACACCAACGCGTAGCCAGCCCAAAGGGCTAATCGACTTTTCCTCGGCGGGACTATCTGACTCCCAAGTCATTGGCGGCCCTTATAAATTGAGCGGCTCCGTGCGGGCATAGCTTCAGTATCCAAAATCAGGCAGACGTCTGTTGTGTTGAAGTCTCGATCAATAAACGCCCCCTCGCCTACCACGCCCCCAAGGCGCAAATAGGCTTTAATCAAAGCGGGCACTTCGAGCATTGCGGTTCGACGATCAATCTCTGTTTCGGGTATCAAGTTCATTGCCTGAAAAGATGTTTCCAGAGCCCTGACACGCAGCGCATCTGCCGCAAGATGACGGTGATGCAAAAGAGACAGCGGTGCACTGAGTTTGCCGATGTCGGTGCCGTGAAAACTCGCCACTCCAAACATAAGCTCGATCTGATGATCTTGAGCAAACTCTGCAAGCGCATTCCACAAATGAAACATCGCAGCACCGCCACGGTACTCGGGATCAAGACAAGAGCGGCCCAGCTCAAGCAACTTGCGCCCAGAGTCCTTGAGCTTTCTGAGGTCATATTCACTTTCAGAGTAAAACTGCCCTGCCCGAGCAGCGCCATCTTGGTCCATAAAGCGATACACCCCAACGACATGATCAGGCGCTTTGGCTTGGCGAGCTTCATCTATCAAAATCAAATGGTGACTGACAGTATCAAACCTGTCTCGTTCAAAGCGCATGTGGTGATCCACAAGAGCCCCATCACTGCCCAGCTCTTCTACAAAAACACGATATCTCAGGCGCTGCGCACCCAATAGGTCGGCCTCACTTTGGGCAAGTCTGATTGTAAATCGCGGCTCGCTCATGGCCCCTCATTCGCGCTAGCGGGTCTTGTGCTCTTCTAGGGGCGTGCCCGCTTGGGTGCAAGAAGAGTCATTTTTACGCGAAAGGTTAACCTTTCGGTAATCTCTATTCGTCATCTAAGACCCACACCAGTTCGACACGTGTTCCGTCAATCACAACCTTGCCCGCTTCGGGAAAGTTAACGGTGGCTCTGCCACCAATGTTGGATTGCACCTGCCCAATGCCCCAATCGGGCATTAGCGGGTGGCGCACTCGCATACCAGGTGCCAGGATAGCGTTTAAGTCGATCATGAAGAGACGCTACAGGAAGGACACTATATGGCACAAGACCCGCTTTCACTGGCAAAACTGATCGCCTCACGCATTTGTCACGACTTGATAAGCCCTGTGGGCGCGATTGCCAATGGCATGGAGCTTGTGGCCCTTACTGGTGCCGATATTACGCCTGAGTTCGAACTCATCTCTGACTCTGTTGCAGGCGCAAATGCTCGCATCAAATTTTATCGCATCGCACTGGGCATGTCATCTGCTGACCAAAAACTAGGTCGTTCCGAAATCGGTGCCATTCTGCGCGCATTTTATAACGGCACACGCCTCACCTGCGCTTGGGAAGTTCAAGACGACTGCCGCCGCACAGAGGTTCAGGCTGCTTTTCTCGCACTCCTTTGTGTAGCAAGCGCACTGCCAACGGGAGGACAACTCACCGTTGAGCATGATAGTGGCACTTGGAATATCTTCGCTCAGGCCAACTTGGTACGCGCAGATGAAGCGCTATGGGCTTCTCTCACAAGCGGTATTACCCCTGAAGCCTTAGAGCCAGCAGATGTCCAATTTGCCATGCTTCCAGAATGCGCCAGCACACTAGAGCGCCGTGTCCGTTTTGAAATTGCCGACAACAGTCTACTGATTAGCTTCTAACCACGCACGGTTCCGTCACCATCAACAAGGTATTTAAAGCTCGTCAGCTGCGCCGCCCCGACAGGCCCGCGAGCGTGCATTTTTCCTGTTGCGATGCCGATTTCTGCGCCCATGCCAAACTCGCCGCCGTCGGCAAACTGGGTTGAGGCGTTGCGCATCAAGATCGCACTATCAAGCCGCTGAAAGAAACGCTCCGCTGCGCCATCATCTTCTGTCAGGATACAATCTGTGTGGTTTGAGCCAAACTCACGGATATGTGCAATCGCCTCATCAAGGCTTCCAACAGTCTTCGCCGCAATGATCATATCAAGGTATTCACAACCCCAGTCAGATGAGCTTGCAGGCGTAACCCCCTCAATTGTCGAAATTTCTTCATCTCCACGCACTTCAACACCCGCGTCAAGAAGCGCTTTTATAACGCCTTGGCCGATCGTGCTCATCACATCCTTATGGATAAGCAAACACTCAGCTGCGCCACAAATCCCTGTGCGTCGTGTTTTCGCATTCAAAATTACATTCAGCGCCTTCATGGGGTCCGCTTCTGCATCCACGTAAATATGCACGATCCCCTCAAGATGTGCAAAAACGGGCACCCGCGCTTCACGTTGCACAAGGCCAACAAGCCCCTTGCCACCCCGCGGGACAATCACATCGATATAGTCCGTCATCGTCAGCATTTCGCTTACAGCCGCGCGCTCACGTGTCGGCACAAGCTGGATACTTTCTTCAGGCAGACCCGCCGCTTTCAGACCTGCAACGAGACAGCCATGCAAAGCGCTTGAGGAATGGAAACCCTCTGATCCACCGCGCAAAATCACAGCATTGCCTGCCTTAAGGCACAGAGCGCCAGCGTCTGCCGTTACATTTGGACGGCTCTCGTAAATTACACCGATCACACCGAGAGGCGTTCTCACACGACGAATATGAAGCCCTGACGGCCGGTCCCATTCTTCAAGGATCTCGCCCACAGGATCGGTCTGCCCCGCAACGGCTTTCAGCCCCTCCACAATGCTCCCCACGCGCGCTTCATCCAGCATCAAGCGGTCCATCATAGCTGGGCTCAAGCCCTTTTCAGCACCATACGCCATATCTTTGGCATTCGCCGCGATGATCTCTTCACGCTGCGCCCAAACCGCTGCCGCCGCCGCTAAAAGTGCATCCCGTTTTTGATCTGAGCTAGCAAACGCCAGTTCTGCCGCTGCGGCACGCGCCTTTTGGCCCATCTGTTGCATCATTTCGGGAATATGTGTCATCGGATTGTAGCCTTTCAGATGGTCAGTGCCATATCGTCTCTGTGAATGAGGGCCGCTCGCCCAATATAACCAAGAATAGCCTCAATCTCGTCGCTCTGATGGCCCTTGATCGCACGCGCTTCCTCGCCAGTATAACGGGCAAGCCCATGCCCAAGCACTGCGCCACTCGCGTCGCAAATTTCTACAGGCTCTCCACGTCCGAAGCTCCCGCTCACATCTGTCACACCCGCCGGCAAAAGGCTCTTGCCTTGCGCAAGCGCTTTCGCGGCACCCGCATCAAGCAGAATACGACCTTGAGGCTTCATTGAAGCAATCCAGCGTTTACGCGCGGCCTGCGGATCGCCTTCGGCTGCAAAGAGCGTATGGGCAGCGCCCTCTTCAATTGAATTCAACGGCTGCAATGGCGAGCCTAAGGCAATAATCATCTCACAGCCTGCGCCTGTCGCCGTCTTGGCCGCCATGAGCTTGGTCTTCATTCCGCCTTTGCTCAAACCTGTTCCCGCATCCCCTGCCATCGCTTCAATTTCGGGAGTGATCTTTTCAACACGATCAAAGCGCGTCGCCGAAGGGTCCAGTGCAGGGCTTGCCGTATAAAGCCCGTCGATATCACTCAAGAGGACTAAAAGGTCCGCGCCGACCGTGACAGCCACCTGCGCAGCCAAACGGTCGTTGTCACCATATCGTATTTCATCGGTTGCGACGGTGTCGTTCTCGTTCACAATCGGTACAACACCAAGACTCAAGAGCTGCTCAAGTGTGGCGCGGGAGTTCAGGTAGCGGCGCCGATCAGCACTGTCTTCCAGCGTCACCAGAACTTGACCTGTAATGATTCCATGTGGCTGCAAAACTTCTTCATAAGCGCGCGCAAGGCGAATCTGGCCAACAGCCGCTGCCGCCTGTGACTGCTCCAAAGCAAGCTCCGCAGGTGGCAAACCAAGCACCCCGCGCCCCAATGCTATTGAACCAGACGACACCAGAACAACATCTTGCCCCCGTGCCTTCATCCGAGCAACATCTTCTGCGAGGCTCACAAGCCAGTCCGCTTTTAGCCCGCCAGCTGCAGGGTCAACCAATAGGGCCGAACCAATCTTAACAACAATGCGCCGTGCTTTGCTTAGGGCTGCCATGGCTCCGCCTCCATGCCGAGCGCTGCCTCCGCGGCTCGCATCTCGATGATTTTGGCACGCAACGCCCGCAGGACATCGGTCACGCCTTCACCCGTCACACCGGACATCAACATAATCGATGTGCCTGTCGCAGCCTCAACTTCATCCTTGAGAAATTCCCGCTCCTCAGCGTCCAGAGCGTCAATCTTGTTGAGCACTGTAACACGGGCCTTGTTTGCAAGCTCGCCGCCATAGGCTTCCAGTTCTCCAATAATCGTCTTGTAGTCGCCAACGGGGTCGCCAGAGGTCCCGTCAATCAAATGCAACAGTACAGCACAGCGTTCGACATGACCTAAAAAGCGCACACCAAGACCAACGCCTTCATGTGCCCCTTCGATGAGGCCGGGAATGTCCGCAATAACAAACTCAGCACCATCGACTCCAACAACGCCAAGGTTTGGGTGAAGCGTGGTAAAGGGGTAGTCAGCAATTTTGGGTCGCGCGTTAGATGTCGCTGCCAAAAAGGTGCTCTTGCCTGCGTTCGGCAGCCCAAGAAGCCCAGCATCAGCAATTAGCTTTAGGCGTAGCCAGATCGTACGCTCAACACCCTCTTGGCCAGAGTTTGCCCGGCGTGGCGCTTGGTTTGTGGACGATTTGAAGTGAAGGTTGCCAAATCCACCGTTGCCGCCTTTGGCGATTCGCAACCGCTGCCCGAGTTCTGTCAGGTCGGCGATTACGGTCTCGCCGTCTTCTTCAAGAATTTCGGTCCCAACAGGTACACGCAAAATAACGTCGTCCCCGTCCTTGCCTGTCCGCTGGCTGCCCATCCCGGACTGACCATTGTTGGCAAAGAAATGCTGCTGATAGCGAAAATCGATCAGCGTATTGAGGCCGTCAACCACTTCGACCCAGACATCGCCACCGCGACCACCGTCGCCACCGTCAGGGCCACCATATTCAATAAACTTCTCGCGTCGGAAGCTAATACAGCCGCCGCCACCCGAGCCGGAGCGAATATAGACCTTTGCAAGATCAAGAAATTTCATATCGTCTCCTTAACGCCCGCTATTGGGCGGCTCAACTGAGTTTGCAGATGTATGTCCATGTCGCCACATTGCTGTTGCGCGCAACACAAAAAGTTTCTGCATCGCCAATATACTCAAACCCTTGGTTTGTCAGTACACGGGCTGATGCAGGATTGTCTTGGAAAACGCAGGCAAAGATCGTCTCGCAACCTTGCGGGTTGGCCTCAATCAGAGCTTCAACAGCCCCCGATGCAATACCTGTGTTCCAAAATGCAGGTGCCACCCAATAGCCGATCTCAGATTGGTTTCGATCCATCCGCGACAGGCTCACAATTCCCGTAAGGCTGGGGCCACCATCTTTGCTGGCGTCAATCGCCCAGATATCTTCAAGCCGATCTGCGCTCTGGGCCCGCTTGATAAATGCCTCAGTATGACCTGGCGGCAACGGATGCGCGATACGGCTTGTATTATGCGCCACACGTTCGTCGCCAGCATAAAGATCGATCATGGCCTGATCAGAAGCCACAAGTGGCCTCAAATCAAATTTATCTTTGTTGATAATGTCTTGCGTGACACTTCTAACATGTATCATACGCTCTCCCCTTTAAAACAACACGAGTAAAACAGAAGCCACAGTCAAAGCTGCAAGGCTCCACATAAGGTATTTTTCTTCTGGCCTCCCCGCCAGAAGTGTTGCGATCCGATCCCCTGCATAGGCCCAGATAGGATGCAACACGAGTTGCAAACCAAGTAGGCAAACAGCGATCGTCAGCGTGGCTTCAAGGCTCGCCGTGCCCGCAGCTGTAAAACTGGTAAACCCGGTTGTGATCATCGCCCATGCCTTTGGATTAAGAGGATGCACCCAGAGGCCAGCCAAGAAACCAGGCGCTGTGCCCTTAGATACGCCCGTGCTGAGCCGCATGTTTGCGACTTTCCAAGCCAGCCAACAAATGTAGGCGACGCTGGCCCACTTAAGCGCTTCAAAAACCCAAGGTGCCGTCTTAGCAAGCTCCATCAGGCCAAAGCCAATCGGCCAAATGATGAGCTGTTTGCCGAGAGCCACACCTGCCACGAAAGGCAAAGCCGCGCGAAAGCCAAAGCGCGCGCCCGTGGCCATAAGCGCCATATTGGCCGGCCCAGGTGTGCCCACCTGAGACGCCCCAAAGACGAGAAATGCTGCCACAGAAACGCTCATTCTTGAGCTCCCAAATACGAAAAAGGGACCGGTTCTTCACCGATCCCTTGTTTGTCTTAAAACCTTAAGGTCCGGTTACTCAGCGGCCTCCGCCACCGGGAGAACCGAAATAAAGGTGCGGCCTTTGAGACCTTTGTGGAACTTCACGTTGCCATTTGCAGTGGCGAAGATCGTGTGATCTTTACCCATGCCAACGCCTGCGCCCGGCCAAAACTTTGTGCCGCGCTGACGTACGATAATGTTACCACCGATGACGACTTCGCCACCGTATTTTTTGACGCCAAGACGGCGACCCGCTGAGTCGCGACCGTTACGGGATGAACCGCCAGCTTTTTTATGTGCCATATCGTTTCTCTCCTACTGCGCTTACTTCGACAGATCAGCAGCTTGTGCAACCCACTCGGGTTTCACTTTCACTGCGTCAAAGCTGTCTACGTCTACTTTTGCGAGGTCTGCAAAAGTGTTGATGCCGGCTGCTACGAGCTTCTTCGCTGCGGCTGGGCCAACACCTGTGATTTGTGTCAGATCGTCACCGGCAGCGGCTGGAGCTGCGGCGGCTTTAGGAGCAGCGGCTTTCTTAGCAGCTGGCTTCTTCTCGTCAGCTGTTTTCGCTGCAAAGCCAGACACTGAACCTGTGCCAATTGCGGCTTTCACACCAGTCTTATCGCCACCACTCGCAAGAATGTCAGTGATACGCAGAAGCGTGAGCTTCTGACGGTGCCCGACGGTACGCTTTGATGAGTGCTTACGACGGCGCTTAACGAAGTTAATCACCTTCTTGCCTTTGATTTGGTCGATCACTTCGGCCTGAACGGCTGCGCCGTCGACCATAGGAGCACCAACAACAGGTGCATCACCACCAAGCATCAGAATTTCGTTGAACTGGATTGTTTCACCAGCATCGGCTGCAAGTCTTTCAACGCGGAGCACATCGCCCGATTGAACTTTATATTGCTTGCCGCCTGTTTTCAGGACCGCGAACATGGGTCTTTCCTTTTCATCATCCGCATTCTGTGGCCCCTGCGTTTGCAGTGTTTTAGCAGGGAATTTCGCCCCGCCGCCTCGAACAGCGCGTTCCTCTTGGGAACGTCATTAATAATAAATCCGGAGCGGTTTCCCCCTCCGGCTGCGCGCTTATCGTGAATACGCAGCTCCAAGTCAAGCGTGTTCGCTAAAGAAACTTGCCTTATACGTTGGCTATCTACCAAATATTTGGCTCTAGAGGTCTTCTCCAAACATCTGGACGGACACCGCCAAGCCAATGGCATAGCTCAGGTCCTCAGAAAGCGCGCCATAGCCCTCAAAAATTGCAGTGTTCAGCGCTGCGCCCTCATCAGTTTTAGAAAACGCTATGTAGGCCGCCAGATCCCCCTCAGGTAAATCGCCAAGTGCAGCACAGAGATAAGCCGAAATCCAAGCCTCCAGCGAGACGCGGATTTCGGGCATCCGCGCCTGAACCTCAGCCAGCACATCCCCCTCCTGCATCTCAAAGACACCGCCCTCAATCAATCCGCGGTAAAACGCCAAATCCGAATTCAGAGTTCCCGCCACATTGCGCTCCAAAAGATCATTCACCTGCGCAAACTCAAGCAACGCTTCGGCGCGTTCTGCGGGCTCCAAGCAAGCTGCCTCTGCAGTTTCCTGCGCCCCCTCAAGCAACAAATATTTGCGCCCTGCCAGTTCAGCTTCAACAATACGTTGGCCACGCTCGGACTGATAAAATGTGAGCAGCTCGGTAATATTTACGCCTGCAAAGCTTCCCTCCATCGCCGACCGGACACGCAGCTGCATCATTGAAGGGTCATACAATCGCTTCAGGATATCGCGCCATGCGGCACCGCCAGCATCAGGCAGCATCGCCTCACCAACCGTATGCCCATAGTCGAGAAACTCTTCACGCAATACCTCGATCAGAGCATCTGATCCCAGCGTCTCAAGCAAATCATCAACAGGGTCCGCCTGTGCGGTCAGCGCCCAGACAGATAAAAGAGCTGCGCCAAAAAGTTTCACAGTTCTTGGCCAGGGCTCAACTCGGCCATTCGCAAAGCAAGCTTCTCATAACGGTTTGCCATCAGCGCATATTGCACCCCGTTCATCAACTCATAAACCTTTTGCATCACTGGATCTTCGAGGGCTTCTGCATAAGCCTCAACATCTGCATCGCTAAAGCCCTCATAGATCCGCGCAGCGCTCGCAAGGGCCGAGGCTTCTATTTCAACAGCCATCTCCGCCGCCTGTTCTTCCATCAAGCCGCGCAGTGTGGCTTCGTCAATCCTGTTGATCACACCCGCATCTGACGCCGCCAGCAAGAAGCGAATTTGCACTTCTTGTGCTGCTTGCGTGCCAATGTTTTCGGGATCAATCGCGTGGTTCATCCGCTTGAGAAGCGCAAGACGCGCGCTGCCCTCTGCGACCATATCAGCTACAAGCGCCTCTCCGCGTGCATAGTCATCAGCACCATCTTCTGCAGAATGAGCTGCGTTCTCGACCTCAACCAAACGCATCCCTAAATCAGACGCATAGAAGCCAGCGGCATGTGCAAGCATTTCGTCACTCAATGCCTGTGCCAACA
This genomic window from Lentibacter algarum contains:
- a CDS encoding lysophospholipid acyltransferase family protein: MTWESDSPAEEKSISPLGWLRVGVRAVLLALLVFGGLVLLLALRLFERPLFGLNRPWTPYITQVVCRGAFVILGVEHRAEGSQMKDAGAVVANHSSWLDIFTLNARKRVYFVSKSEVARWPGIGWLARATGTVFIKRDPREAKLQQEIFEARLLAGHKLLFFPEGTSTDGLRILPFKPTLFQAFFAKPLRDRLFVQPVTVVYEAPFGETARFYGWWGDMDFGSHLLKTLSAGRGGRVTVKYHTPLRVADFDDRKALAKAAEAAVRKGMPIEFAEVAEVYDARR
- a CDS encoding GNAT family N-acyltransferase, which encodes MSEPRFTIRLAQSEADLLGAQRLRYRVFVEELGSDGALVDHHMRFERDRFDTVSHHLILIDEARQAKAPDHVVGVYRFMDQDGAARAGQFYSESEYDLRKLKDSGRKLLELGRSCLDPEYRGGAAMFHLWNALAEFAQDHQIELMFGVASFHGTDIGKLSAPLSLLHHRHLAADALRVRALETSFQAMNLIPETEIDRRTAMLEVPALIKAYLRLGGVVGEGAFIDRDFNTTDVCLILDTEAMPARSRSIYKGRQ
- a CDS encoding DUF3553 domain-containing protein codes for the protein MIDLNAILAPGMRVRHPLMPDWGIGQVQSNIGGRATVNFPEAGKVVIDGTRVELVWVLDDE
- a CDS encoding histidine phosphotransferase family protein, whose translation is MAQDPLSLAKLIASRICHDLISPVGAIANGMELVALTGADITPEFELISDSVAGANARIKFYRIALGMSSADQKLGRSEIGAILRAFYNGTRLTCAWEVQDDCRRTEVQAAFLALLCVASALPTGGQLTVEHDSGTWNIFAQANLVRADEALWASLTSGITPEALEPADVQFAMLPECASTLERRVRFEIADNSLLISF
- a CDS encoding glutamate-5-semialdehyde dehydrogenase, producing the protein MTHIPEMMQQMGQKARAAAAELAFASSDQKRDALLAAAAAVWAQREEIIAANAKDMAYGAEKGLSPAMMDRLMLDEARVGSIVEGLKAVAGQTDPVGEILEEWDRPSGLHIRRVRTPLGVIGVIYESRPNVTADAGALCLKAGNAVILRGGSEGFHSSSALHGCLVAGLKAAGLPEESIQLVPTRERAAVSEMLTMTDYIDVIVPRGGKGLVGLVQREARVPVFAHLEGIVHIYVDAEADPMKALNVILNAKTRRTGICGAAECLLIHKDVMSTIGQGVIKALLDAGVEVRGDEEISTIEGVTPASSSDWGCEYLDMIIAAKTVGSLDEAIAHIREFGSNHTDCILTEDDGAAERFFQRLDSAILMRNASTQFADGGEFGMGAEIGIATGKMHARGPVGAAQLTSFKYLVDGDGTVRG
- the proB gene encoding glutamate 5-kinase yields the protein MAALSKARRIVVKIGSALLVDPAAGGLKADWLVSLAEDVARMKARGQDVVLVSSGSIALGRGVLGLPPAELALEQSQAAAAVGQIRLARAYEEVLQPHGIITGQVLVTLEDSADRRRYLNSRATLEQLLSLGVVPIVNENDTVATDEIRYGDNDRLAAQVAVTVGADLLVLLSDIDGLYTASPALDPSATRFDRVEKITPEIEAMAGDAGTGLSKGGMKTKLMAAKTATGAGCEMIIALGSPLQPLNSIEEGAAHTLFAAEGDPQAARKRWIASMKPQGRILLDAGAAKALAQGKSLLPAGVTDVSGSFGRGEPVEICDASGAVLGHGLARYTGEEARAIKGHQSDEIEAILGYIGRAALIHRDDMALTI
- the obgE gene encoding GTPase ObgE, producing the protein MKFLDLAKVYIRSGSGGGGCISFRREKFIEYGGPDGGDGGRGGDVWVEVVDGLNTLIDFRYQQHFFANNGQSGMGSQRTGKDGDDVILRVPVGTEILEEDGETVIADLTELGQRLRIAKGGNGGFGNLHFKSSTNQAPRRANSGQEGVERTIWLRLKLIADAGLLGLPNAGKSTFLAATSNARPKIADYPFTTLHPNLGVVGVDGAEFVIADIPGLIEGAHEGVGLGVRFLGHVERCAVLLHLIDGTSGDPVGDYKTIIGELEAYGGELANKARVTVLNKIDALDAEEREFLKDEVEAATGTSIMLMSGVTGEGVTDVLRALRAKIIEMRAAEAALGMEAEPWQP
- a CDS encoding GNAT family N-acetyltransferase, which gives rise to MIHVRSVTQDIINKDKFDLRPLVASDQAMIDLYAGDERVAHNTSRIAHPLPPGHTEAFIKRAQSADRLEDIWAIDASKDGGPSLTGIVSLSRMDRNQSEIGYWVAPAFWNTGIASGAVEALIEANPQGCETIFACVFQDNPASARVLTNQGFEYIGDAETFCVARNSNVATWTYICKLS
- a CDS encoding LysE family translocator is translated as MSVSVAAFLVFGASQVGTPGPANMALMATGARFGFRAALPFVAGVALGKQLIIWPIGFGLMELAKTAPWVFEALKWASVAYICWLAWKVANMRLSTGVSKGTAPGFLAGLWVHPLNPKAWAMITTGFTSFTAAGTASLEATLTIAVCLLGLQLVLHPIWAYAGDRIATLLAGRPEEKYLMWSLAALTVASVLLVLF
- the rpmA gene encoding 50S ribosomal protein L27: MAHKKAGGSSRNGRDSAGRRLGVKKYGGEVVIGGNIIVRQRGTKFWPGAGVGMGKDHTIFATANGNVKFHKGLKGRTFISVLPVAEAAE
- a CDS encoding 50S ribosomal protein L21, yielding MFAVLKTGGKQYKVQSGDVLRVERLAADAGETIQFNEILMLGGDAPVVGAPMVDGAAVQAEVIDQIKGKKVINFVKRRRKHSSKRTVGHRQKLTLLRITDILASGGDKTGVKAAIGTGSVSGFAAKTADEKKPAAKKAAAPKAAAAPAAAGDDLTQITGVGPAAAKKLVAAGINTFADLAKVDVDSFDAVKVKPEWVAQAADLSK
- a CDS encoding DUF2059 domain-containing protein, with product MTRVFFSKLSVLAIGALCAVALISVQSGAKAEANSARLEAFLEVTGFDVALESMRVGATNAPQILGMEAQDFGLQWTALADQVFEPALIRKDAKQLLAQALSDEMLAHAAGFYASDLGMRLVEVENAAHSAEDGADDYARGEALVADMVAEGSARLALLKRMNHAIDPENIGTQAAQEVQIRFLLAASDAGVINRIDEATLRGLMEEQAAEMAVEIEASALASAARIYEGFSDADVEAYAEALEDPVMQKVYELMNGVQYALMANRYEKLALRMAELSPGQEL